The genomic segment CGGAGACAATGTCCCGAAACCGATTGGCTACCCTGGAGGAAAGCCGCTTGATCCAGGTGTCCCGGCGGTTGGCCCGCACGCCGCAAACCATGTCGGTTGTCGGGGTCAGGGCTGCGAGCAGGCGGGGAATGTCCGCCGGGTCATGCTGCATGTCCGCATCCATGGTGATCAGGATCGGTGCGGCGGCGACCTGGAACCCGGTGGCAAAGGCCGCGCTTTGGCCCAGATTGCTGGTGTGCCGAATCAGCCGCAGTCGGTCGTTTTGTTCCCGCAGTCGGCTGAGCAGGGCCAGGCTGTCGTCGCGGCTGCAGTCATCCACGCAGATAATCTCATAGGGCCGGCCCAGTTCGCGCAGCGTTGCCTCCAGCTCCTGGAGCAGCGGTTCCAGGCAGCCCTCTTCATCAAAGATGGGCAGAATGCAGGAGAGAGCCGGGGGGCTGGGCGTGAATGGCATGCAACGCTCGCAAGAGGGGGTTATCAGTTTACCAAAGCCTTGGCGAAATCCTCTCCGCTGAATGGGCGAAGATCCTCCATCTTTTCTCCCAGGCCCACAAAGCTGATGGGCAA from the Desulfonatronum thioautotrophicum genome contains:
- a CDS encoding glycosyltransferase family 2 protein; the encoded protein is MPFTPSPPALSCILPIFDEEGCLEPLLQELEATLRELGRPYEIICVDDCSRDDSLALLSRLREQNDRLRLIRHTSNLGQSAAFATGFQVAAAPILITMDADMQHDPADIPRLLAALTPTTDMVCGVRANRRDTWIKRLSSRVANRFRDIVSGDRITDAGCTFRVLRRSAVVELAVFNGMHRFLPTLLRCRGLSVAELPINHRPRTSGVSKYGIGNRLWRGLLDCIAVRWYAQRAIPARRWEHIPPSLPLK